The following is a genomic window from Chryseobacterium ginsenosidimutans.
ATAAAGGAAGGAATTCAGATTCTTTCTGACAATACGCTGAGAATTGGAAGCCAAACTATTGTTCTTGATGACGAAGTGCAAACGTATTCCGATGCCTTAAACATTATTGGAAACAATATTTCTTCATCGATTCAGACAGCCATGCAGAATTCTCCGCTTGTACAGCAGCAATATGTCAATATCGGAGGTGCTTCAGTTCCTGTTGTACAAAATACGGCAAGAACACCAATGGCATACAGTTTTTTTGGACACAGTTCTTTTGGAATCTTAGCAGCAGGAGGATTTGTTAATTTCTCTTTTGAGGTGGAAGATACTTCATGGAGTGTTGCCAATGCTAAAATCATTGCTACTACCGATACTGCAGGAAGTTTTGAAGAGAATTTCAGCAATATTCCGGTAGTAAACGATAAAATTACCTTGCCAACAAGCTTAATAAATAAATTCAGAACAAGTATTGCTTTCAGAATAGAAATTATTTTTGATAATGGAAGTTTTGCTTATGCAGATCTTGGTCAGCAATATACAAAGGGAGATTTAAGTCTCACCGGAATGCTTACTCTGAAAAGAGCAGCAATTGAAAATCCGGAAGAACCTGAAACGGTAACAATCCAAAAACGTAAAAACTTTGGAATTAAAAGGCTTGGTGTTGCAGATTACCTGAAAGTGGTACAAAGTGTTCACGCCTATGTTCCGGGAGAAGTTTCCAATATTGAGAACGTCATGGCAAGTGAACTGAGACATAAATCTTCTGTTTCTAGAGATTATTCTGAAATTACAGATACTACTTCTAAATCCGAAGAAACCGAGAAAATCTCTGATACGACCAAAACTTCCAGAACGGATATGCAGACGGAAGTTGCGAAAGAATTGGATAAAGATCAAAGTATTACAGCACATACAAGATATAGTTATGGTGCGGGTAAAACGGTCTTTGAAATTGGTGCAGAATACGCCAATAATACAGCCCAGCACGACAGTACAAGACAGGCAGTGATGAAATCTCAGGAGATTACGGAAAGAGCAATGGAAAGAGTTTTGACCAAAATTTCTGAAGAAAGAGTACAAAAAATCATCAAGGAATATACCGAAACAAATGTTCATGAATTTGACAACAGAGGAAAGGTAACCAAGACTGATAATGCTGATGCAGCGCAGCCAAAACATATTACAGGTGTCTATAGATGGATCGATAAGAAGATGAAAAACCAGATTTACAACTATGGCATACGTACCATGTTTGAATTTATGGTTCCTGAACCTTCAAGACTGCATCGTTTGGCAGTTGCTGTTTCCAAGGCTCAGGTGCTTACCGCTCCGGTAGATCCGAGAACAACTCCGGAAAGAGCATGGACAATGCCGGATCCAAAATCTGCAACGGTAGAACAAATCCAACATTGGGCACAGATTTATGGCGTTAATTTATCTGATCTTCCTCCAATTAACAAAACCGTTTCAGATACAAGATCCGGAGGTAATGATGGAGTTTTTGATTATTCGGTTCCTGCAAACTATGCCTGTTATTCATTCGATGGACGAGTGCATTACGAAAGATCTAAGGGATGGCATAATGCCAAAATTTGGGTATATCATCCTACCAACAGCAGTACGATTTATTATAACAGTAGCCCGGATGGACCCATCGGAGCTTCCGGATTTTCATTGGAAAATTCTGTGAAGATACCTTATAACGGGAATTATTTAAATTCTGTTTCTATAAACTTAAATCTTCATTGCAAGCTTTCAGATGCATTCATTCAAAACTGGAAAACAGAAAATTTTAATGCGATTATCAAAGCTTATGAAGCTGCCTATGTGAAATTCCAGGAAGAGCAGGCTCGATTAGATGAAGAGCAAAAAGCTAAAGAAGCAGAAGCTAAAGAAAGACAAGGTAACTTCTACCGTTATATGGAGCATGATACCTTGAAGCACAACTGTATCGCCTATCTGTTGCAGGATTATCTTACTACGCTTGGACAGGAAACCACAAACGCATTGAATGATAACACCAAAATGGATAATTTCCAAGTGTATCTGAATGACAATCTTGATCAGTATGCTGCTTTGGCGAAGTTCATGGAACAGGCGTTTGAATGGGAAATCATGGATTATACATTCTACCCTTACTATTGGGCAAACCGTAAAAGCTGGCAGGAATTCTACCTTACCGAAAGCATGGATCCTCTTTTCAGAAGTTTCCTTCAGGCAGGTATGGCAAGAATTATCGTTACCGTAAAACCGGGATTTGAAGCAGCCGTACAGTTCTTCCTTGAAACAGGGATTATCTGGAATGGTGGTGCTGTTCCTGTAATCGGAGATCCAATGTATATGTCTATTGTGGACGAAATGAGACAGCCGACAGGAAAGCCTCAAGGAAAATACTGGATCACGAGAGTTCCTACGACACTTACCATTCTTCAGGCATCTTCTACAGGATTACCTGTGGAGCATCCGCTTCCGATCTTCCCGGAAGATGATCCGAAGAACTGTGAAAACCCTAAAGAACTTGAGTTTGAAACAAGTTTCTCTTTGGATGAAGAGGCACAATTGGCTCATAGTGACGGACCGACAACATTGCCAAGTACAATTATAAAACCTGTATAACGACATAAAACTTTGTTTTGAAAGTGGTGGGAAACCACCGCTTTCTTTTTTATTAACGTTTAAAATTAACAAAATGAAAACAGGAAATATAGGAATAAGAAACCTTGCCGATATTGGTGTTGCAGATATTGATGTGTATGGAACAAAAAAGATAAACTATAGTAGCTCACAATTCATGGGAAATTACGTAAAGACAAAAGATATTTTCATCTATAAAATGATAGATCCTAATGTGCTGGCAAGTAATAAAGAAGTACTAAAAATACTATTTTACAAGACCTTGGGAGTAGCAGATGATGACAAAAAAATGTTGGATGTGGATACCATTTCCGGATGGATTACTTATAAAAACCACGAATATCTTACAAGAGAGTGGCATAGCGGAGCAGGCTATACCAGCGAAAAAATAGATGAAATCGCTCAAAAATTTTTCTCAAAACTAATGGAGACTAATCTTAATTATACAAAAAATAACCCCTCTGTTCCCATTTTATTTCAATCGATTCCGAAACTACTGGAAATAGTGCCTTCTTATGAAGGCAAAACGCAACCCACTCGATGGATTGCACGATATAATGTGTATATGGATTATACAGAAAGAGAGCGCAATGTAATTGTTCCCGTTAAAGACAGTCTGATAGAATTTGTAATAGACGGTTATGGAGCTATTAACGCGATTCTGATGAGATGGAGACCCATTGAACGAAAAACCAAGGTAAAATTAAAACTAGACAAAGAAGTAGAACAGAAACAAAAAGAATATATCTCTGGTTTTATACAGAAAAACGAAATGGGAGCCAATCTATTCTTCAATTTATCAGATTTGGTGTGTAATGTTTATAAGCCCGAAGAGGAAGGCCATCATCATGATTCGGAAGAAGAAGAAACGACAACAATAGAATATTATCTTGGAGGCAGCAATACATTCCAAAGTCATATTACTCCCTTTCTCATTCATCAAAGTGGACACCATGCCGAAAAAATAGAAATTATTGATTCTTGCTTAAATATCAGCTTCAACATTACTTCATCAGAGCAAGAAACTACGGTACAAGCGGTAGTAAACGATTCAGAAGAAAACGGATCCTATTCCTACTCATGGGATGCATGGGAACTTTCTAATCCCGAAAACCATATTAGTTTAGGAAGCGGGAACTCCTGTTCGCTGAAAGGAGGCGTATTTCAGATATTGGTCATGGTGAAAAATAATGCTACAGGACAGATAGAACAGCATCAGGAACACGTATACTCTACAGAACCTATGGAGCAACAGTTTGAAATACAAGAACGCTGGGACACTTGGGGCTGTACAGATCCTACTGCACTAAACTATAACCCAGATGCCAACTGCGATGACGGCAGTTGTACTTATTAATCTTTACAATTTATTACAATGAAAGAGCCAAAAAGAAGAACAAGCTATATAAGACAAGTCAAAAAAAAGACCGCAAAAGTAACCATTTGGGAATACGATTATGATGGGTACGAAACAGCAGGAGAAGTATACTACGAAACACAAAACCAACAGCCCAAAGTAAAAGTAGGCAAAGGTTTTGTGCCACACGGTGGTATTGTTTTGAGAAACATACACAACTACGGATACCGTATGGCGTATGATATAGGCGTGGTAGGCATCTACGTTTTCCCGGGGCCAAAAGCCAAAGAAAACGGTTTTACCAAACCTAAATTTTTAATATTAGGACCACCGGAATTTGTACAGGTAGACAGCAAAACCTATAAGCCGCTGGATCCCAATAAAGAGTTTGACCCCAAAGTAGAAAAAATAACCAATATGGACGGGATAGACGCCAATATGGCGGTGTATAATGCCGATAGAGTAGATGAGTTGAGAGCTACGTATTGTTCTACCTACGAGCTGTTTGGTGCAGGAAGCGGTTATCTGTTTGTAACCCAAAAGTTTATTATGACCAAATACAGCGACAAACCTGCACACGAACCTTCAGGAGGATTGAAAGCTGCAAGATTCTTCCCTATTACACAGCTGATGTACAATGTGCCGCAAAACAGCCCAGACAAAATAGAAGACTATGTAGAATCTTTTAGGGTAGATTACCGCTTGTATATTAATTTGGATACGTATGCAAAAAAAGAGGAAATTATTATGTATTCGTCTGAAGATACTCCAGGAGTGAAAGCAAAAATTAATTCAAGATCCGCTAAAACAAAAGATAGAATAAGTAATGCCGCAGGTTTTTTTAAAGATGAAGACGAACTAGAGCTAGGTGATATATCGGGAGGGGTTGCCGATATGATTTTTAGTTCTTCTGAAAAACCACTGGTATCAGAAATAGTTACTGAAGGACTAAACCCGTACAGTAAAAACCTGAAGTGGGATAATATCCACTGGTGGGGAATGGGAAAAGATGGTGTTTTAGGTTCTACACCTGGTTCCTTTCATGCAGTACACATCCATTGGAAATGGGCTAAAGGAATGCAAAGTGGTGGATGGAAAAAACCAAAACATTCAGGGGAAGCACAATTTGCTGGGAAAGGAAATAATGGAGCATTAGTAGATTCTGCTATTAAAAATCAGATTTTGCGCTTGGCAGTAGTAAAAAATAAAGGATTGCCACAGAACCATGATGAGCATAGAAGTCCCAAATTCAAAGATTTCTTTATGAAATTAAGAGAAAACAAACCACCTGAACCTTTAAAAAATGGAGAAGATATTGTGTTGTATTATAGTTCGGAAGTGAAACTAAAAGATTGTAAAAAAAATGCACAAAAAGGAATAAATTGTTCTATTTTTGTTCATGGTTTGTTTTTCGCCCATGAAGTAGAAAGAGAAGCAATGACTACCGGAGCAACCGATAATTTTTATGTGAATCCTAAAACACCAAATAATAAAATATGGGAACGATATCCTCAAAAATAATAGGTAAAGCTTTTTTAATTTTATTAAGTACTTTTTTTTTAATTTTAGTTTCATATTTAACAACATCATCTGAAAAGATAAATAATTTTCTTAATGAGAAAAATATTGCAGAGATACTATATTACATTATAATATCTACAATGTGTATAATAAGTTATACTTTTAATAACAAAATGATAAAAATTATTGACAGATATTTATTTATTTATTTATTTACTTATTTACTTATTATTATTTTATCTTTAGAAATATTATACTATTTCAGTGTTTTTGTTTTCCTCATTTTGTTTATATATATTGTGTTTATTAAATTAAAAGGCTCTTTCAATTTAAAGTATGTTATAATAGCTAATATTTTTACGCTCGCAATTTCCGTTTTAATGTTAGTACAAACTCTTAATGATACTAGATTTGATAAAATTTATCCAATAGCTGTTGTATCATTATTGGCTTTTTCTTACTTTGGAATTTTTCATTTTCTTTTGGTGTTATTGAATATAAAAACATTATCTAAAATAGAAGAAGAAAAACAAATACAATAGATTTTCTAAATCAAAGCAAAAGAGGCTGTCCAAAAAGTTTTGGCAGCCTTTTTTATGTAGGAAAAGGAAATAATAGAGCATTAGTAGATCCTGCTATTAAAAATCAGATTTTGCACTTAGCAATAGTAAAAAATAAAGGATTGCCACAGAACGTGATGAGAATAGAAGTCCCAATTTCAAAGATTTTTTTATGAAACTAAGAGGAAACAAACCACCTGAATGGATATACCAAAAAGATTAATATGCTCAGGTAACCGAAAAATGCACCTTCAATTTGAGAGAATTTGTTTTATTTTGATATAGTTATCAAAAAAATAACCCCTCAAATTGTACAATTTGAGAGGTCTTGTTAGAAATTGTTTAATTTCCAGTGGTTTCTCCAGGAATCGAACCAGGGACACATGGATTTTCAATCCATTGCTCTACCAACTGAGCTAAGAAACCATTTAATTTTTACTTCTTTTTTGAAGTGGTGCAAAAGTAATAATAATTATTAAATCCTGCAATTTATTTTAAAACATTTTGAAAAGAAAACCACCTTTTTACAGGTGGTTTTTAAGTGGTTTCTCCAGGAATCGAACCAGGGACACATGGATTTTCAATCCATTGCTCTACCAACTGAGCTAAGAAACCATTCTTTTTACTTTGTAGTTTTAAAGTGATGCAAAAGTAGTAAGTTTTAATATATGAAGCAAGTATTAACAATACTTTTTTAAACAAAACTTAAAACCTATTGATTTTCAGCCGGATTATTTTCCTGTTCCTTTCTTATTTGTTCGCTCATTTCCTCTAATACAGGCTTTATCGTGCTTTCAGGAAGGTCGCTGATTCGTATATACATCAGTCCGTCTATCGCGTCATTGAAGTTGGGGTCAACATTAAAGGCAATAACTTTTGCATTTTGCTTGATGTATTTTTTAATTAAAACAGGTAATCTCAGTTCCGGTTCCAGATCGTCGATGATTTTATCTAATTTATTAAGGTCAGACTCCATTTCATCGAAGAAAAGGTTTTTATCTCTGTCTCGAAGTTTTACCTTATATTCATTTCTTGGGGTAATATATTGAGCTACAGCAGAATCATAATAATTTGATCTCATAAACTCAATCATCAAAGATTTTGAAAACTCAGAAAATTTGTTGGAAATACTCACACCTCCCATCAGGAATTTGTGATCAGGATTTCTTAAGCAAACATGTACGATTCCTCTCCATAAAAGGAAAAGTGGAAGTGGTTTTTGCTGATATTCCTGACAAATATAAGCTCTCCCCATTTCAATAACTTTTTTGAAAAAAGGATGAATGTCCTGTTCAAATTCAAATAAGGAACTTGTGTAAAAGCCTTTAATTCCAGACTTTTTCATGACTTCTTTCCCTAAAGCCATTCTATAAGCTCCCACCAGCTTTTCTTCGGCGTTGTCCCAAAGGAATAGATGGTGATAATGCTTGTCGTATTCATCCAGGTCAAAGGGCATATTGCTTCCTTCGCCAACAGCACGGAATGTAAGCTCTCTTTGACGTCCGATTTCCCTCATTACGGATGGGATTTCTTCATAAGCCGTAAAATAGACTTCATAATTTCCGTTACTGAAAAACATTTTATCTGTGCCCTTCAGTTTATTGATGTCTTTTAGAATGTCTTCTTTCGGAGTTTCATCAATGATATTCTGGACAATATTTTCTTCTTTAAGCAAGGGAAATTTTACGGATAGATTTTGAAGATTAATACTTTGAGCAAGAGATTTCCTTTTTTCGTAGTAAGATTTCATCATGTAGACCTTACGTTTCAAAAATTCGCCCAATTCTTCGATAGTTTCCATGTCATCCATTGCTTTTACGGCAATGGGTCTTCCAATTCTTACGCGAATTGGTTTCTCCCTGTCATTCATCATTTCTGCAGGAAGCATCAATGTTTGTAAATTAGGATGGATTTTTGAAACCTGATAAAATAATCGGCTGTTTTTGGCATGGAAATACATTGGAACGACCGGCACTTTTGCCATTTTTATAAGCTTAAGAGCCGGTTTTTCCCATTCTTTATCTAAAATTTCTCCGTAAGAATTATTTTTGTTGGAAACTTCTCCTGCCGGAAAAATACCTACACAACCCCCGTTTTGCAAATGTTTCAGTGTTTCGCGCATTCCGGAAGAGCTGCTGTAAGCTCCTTTTCTGTTTTCAAAAGGGTTTACAGAAATTACGTACGGCTCCATCGGTTTGATCTTTTCCAGAAGGAAATTTCCCATTACCTTAAAATCCGGACGGACTTCTGATAAGATTTTGCACATCAAAATCCCGTCAATTGCTCCAAGAGGATGGTTCGAAACCAAAATAAACGGTCCCGTTTTCGGAATTTTTGCCAAATCTTCTTCAAAAGCTACATAGCTTAAGTTTCTTTCTCTTACAAATGAGTCGAAAAAGTCTTTACCTTCCTTATCTTTTAGCTTGTCATACAGTCTGTTTACTTCATTTATTTTAGCAATGCTCATAACAGCAGATGCTACAGGATTTTTAAGAAATCCTATTTTACTTAAGCCGGAAGCTTTAATTAAATCGTTTTTCGAAATTAAACTCATATTGTGTTTAGTCGCAATTAGTTTTTATTGTGTTACCATTTGAAGCGTATTCTTCGAAATCTGCTCCAATAATACACTTTTTTCCTGGTAAAATTTGTCAATGTTCTCCATCTTTGCATTTCTTACAGTAAATAAAGATACATTTTTTACAACTTCTGTTTTAAATACTTTCTGCAATTCTTCATTAAGCTCGTCTATGGTGCCGTATTTATCTTCCAAACATAAAGCTAATGAAATTGCTGAATTCTGCATCAAAGAAACTTTAATTTTATGCTTGGATAAATGTCCGAAAACTAAGCTCATATGATCTTCTGCAATGAAGGAGAAGTCTCTTGTAGAGATTTTCAGTAAAGTTTGATTTTCTTTTAAAATATAAGACTCTTCACTTTGGTTTTTTTCTGAAGCACCTACTTTTGTTCCTCCTTTTGTAGGATCTACAAAAGATTTTACATAAAAAGGAATGTTTTTTTGTTGTAATGGCTGTAATGTTTTCGGGTGAATAACACTTGCTCCATAATATGCCATTTCAATCGCTTCTTCGTAAGATATATTTGAAAGAAGAGTTACATCCTTAAATTTTCTCGGATCTCCTGTCATTACTCCCGGAACGTCTTTCCAGATTGTCATTGCATCTGCATTTAAACAATATGCAAAAATTGCTGCCGAATAATCGGAACCTTCTCTTCCTAAAGTTACGGTGAAATTATTTTCATCAGAACCGATAAATCCTTGAGTAACGTAGCAGATTTCTTTATTTAAATTAGAAATAAATTCTTCAGTTTTTACCCAGTCTACTGTGCCTTCTCTGTAAGAATTGTCTGTTTTTATATAATCTCTGGCATCTAGCCATTGATTTGTAAATTGGATTTCATTCAAATATTCACTTAGGATTTTAGTGGAAATCATTTCCCCGCAGCTCACAACCTGATCATAAACAAAACTGTAATTTGGAGATTTGTTTCTTCTTAAAAAAGAGTCGATGTCATCAAAAAAGATATTTATTTCTGCAAAAACTGCGTGGTTTTCAGGAAATAAGCCATCTGCAATTTCAATGTGTTTTCGTTTTATCTTTTCAATTTCAGTTTGATAATTATTCTTTTTGAAATAAAGTTCTACAACCTTTTCCAACTCATTTGTCGTTTTGCCCATTGCTGAAATCACCAACAAACATTTAGCAAACCCTTGGCTTCTTAAAACCATGGATACATTTTTTACGCTTTCAGCATCTTTTACCGATGCTCCACCAAACTTGAAAATTTTCATTAAATTGTTAATAATAAAATTGTTAGATAAAATTTGCGGGAATATTTTACGGGTGTCAAAATTATAAATTTACAACGAGATATGAAATAGGCTGGTTGGAGGATTGAGCTTAAGATTTTATTAAAATCAATAATTAGTTTAAATTTTTCAGATTGCTTCAACAAATCGGGAGGTCTTTTCATAAATAAATTTTAAGTGTATCGACGAATTAACCTTTTATGATGCTGATTAATAGGTAGTAAGGTGTTTTAAAAGAAAACCTTTCCTTATGTGATAAATTTTACGAAATTTGGGGAAAACGTAAAAAGAAAAATATGTCAGATCAGCCATTACAGACTTTAGGAGAATTTCTTATTGATAAACAGGATGATTTCCAATATTCTACGGGTGAGTTTTCTCGCCTTCTGAGTGCAATAAGACTAGCTTCGAAAGTTGTAAACAGGGAAGTAAACAAAGCCGGAATCGCAGATATTATTGGAAAGGCGGGAAATGAAAATGTACAGGGAGAGGAGCAGCAGAAGCTTGATGTAATAGCAAATGATATTTTTATAACTGCATTGTCCCAAAGAGAGGTGGTTTGTGGTATTGCTTCGGAGGAAAATGATGACTTTATTGACATTAAATGTGGTGAAAACGGTCATTTAAGCAAATATGTTGTATTAATCGATCCACTTGACGGTTCTTCAAATATTGATGTAAACGTTTCTGTAGGAACGATTTTTTCAATTTACAGAAGAGTGACAGAGCCTGGAACTCCGGTTCAGTTAGAAGATTTTTTACAAAAAGGTATCAATCAGATTGCGGCAGGTTATGTAATTTACGGTTCGTCTACAATGATCGTTTATACAACCGGAAACGGTGTGAACGGATTTACATTGGATCCTTCTTTAGGAACTTATTATCTTTCTCATCCGAATATGACATTCCCTAAAACAGGTAAAATTTACTCTATTAATGAAGGAAATTATATTAAATTTCCTCAAGGTGTGAAAAATTATCTTAAATATTGCCAGATGGAAGAAGGTGACAGACCATATACTTCAAGATATATAGGGTCTTTAGTTGCTGATTTTCATAGGAATATGTTGAAAGGTGGTATTTATATTTATCCATCTTATTCGCAAGCTCCAAACGGGAAATTGAGATTGTTGTATGAATGCAATCCAATGGCGTTTTTAGCTGAGCAAGCCGGTGCAAAAGCAACAGACGGATTCAGAAGAATTTTGGAAATTGAACCGACAGAACTTCACCAAAGAATTCCGTTTTTCTGCGGAAGTGTAGAAATGGTGGAAAAAGCGGAAGAATTTATGCGAATTGACAGTGTAAAATAAATGAAAGCAGAATATTCAAGATATTTATTGAAATTTAAACGCCCGAGTGGAACATCTCGCGGCGTTTTGCTTGAAAAAGAAACTTTTGTTCTTGAAATTTCAGAAAACGGAAAGAAAGGAATAGGAGAGTGCGCGGTTTTCAGAGGATTAAGTTTTGATGACAGACCTGATTATGAAGAAAAACTGCAATGGCTTTGCGAAAATGTTGAACAGGATATTGAGTTTTTAAAAGAAGAGCTAAAAGAGTTTCCATCAATTTGGTTCGGATATGAGCAAGCTCTTTTGAATTTGAAATATGGTGAAAATCTTTATTTTCCCAGCGAATTTACAGAAGGTAAAACTCCGATTATGATCAATGGTCTGATCTGGATGGGTGATATCAATTATATGGAAGAACAGATTCAGGAAAAGCTCGAAAAAGGCTTTCACTGCATTAAACTGAAAATCGGTGTAGACTGGAAATCGGAGCATGAAGTTCTTCAAAAGTTAAGACAAAAGTTTTCAAAAAATCAGCTTGAACTTCGTGTTGATGCCAACGGAGGATTTAATAAAGAAGAGTCCAAAATTGTTTTGCAGCAATTGGCAGACTTGGATATTCATTCAATTGAGCAGCCTATTAAAGCCGGGAATTGGAATGATATGGCAGAATTGTGTGC
Proteins encoded in this region:
- a CDS encoding lysophospholipid acyltransferase family protein, with the protein product MSLISKNDLIKASGLSKIGFLKNPVASAVMSIAKINEVNRLYDKLKDKEGKDFFDSFVRERNLSYVAFEEDLAKIPKTGPFILVSNHPLGAIDGILMCKILSEVRPDFKVMGNFLLEKIKPMEPYVISVNPFENRKGAYSSSSGMRETLKHLQNGGCVGIFPAGEVSNKNNSYGEILDKEWEKPALKLIKMAKVPVVPMYFHAKNSRLFYQVSKIHPNLQTLMLPAEMMNDREKPIRVRIGRPIAVKAMDDMETIEELGEFLKRKVYMMKSYYEKRKSLAQSINLQNLSVKFPLLKEENIVQNIIDETPKEDILKDINKLKGTDKMFFSNGNYEVYFTAYEEIPSVMREIGRQRELTFRAVGEGSNMPFDLDEYDKHYHHLFLWDNAEEKLVGAYRMALGKEVMKKSGIKGFYTSSLFEFEQDIHPFFKKVIEMGRAYICQEYQQKPLPLFLLWRGIVHVCLRNPDHKFLMGGVSISNKFSEFSKSLMIEFMRSNYYDSAVAQYITPRNEYKVKLRDRDKNLFFDEMESDLNKLDKIIDDLEPELRLPVLIKKYIKQNAKVIAFNVDPNFNDAIDGLMYIRISDLPESTIKPVLEEMSEQIRKEQENNPAENQ
- a CDS encoding aspartate kinase, encoding MKIFKFGGASVKDAESVKNVSMVLRSQGFAKCLLVISAMGKTTNELEKVVELYFKKNNYQTEIEKIKRKHIEIADGLFPENHAVFAEINIFFDDIDSFLRRNKSPNYSFVYDQVVSCGEMISTKILSEYLNEIQFTNQWLDARDYIKTDNSYREGTVDWVKTEEFISNLNKEICYVTQGFIGSDENNFTVTLGREGSDYSAAIFAYCLNADAMTIWKDVPGVMTGDPRKFKDVTLLSNISYEEAIEMAYYGASVIHPKTLQPLQQKNIPFYVKSFVDPTKGGTKVGASEKNQSEESYILKENQTLLKISTRDFSFIAEDHMSLVFGHLSKHKIKVSLMQNSAISLALCLEDKYGTIDELNEELQKVFKTEVVKNVSLFTVRNAKMENIDKFYQEKSVLLEQISKNTLQMVTQ
- the fbp gene encoding class 1 fructose-bisphosphatase; translation: MSDQPLQTLGEFLIDKQDDFQYSTGEFSRLLSAIRLASKVVNREVNKAGIADIIGKAGNENVQGEEQQKLDVIANDIFITALSQREVVCGIASEENDDFIDIKCGENGHLSKYVVLIDPLDGSSNIDVNVSVGTIFSIYRRVTEPGTPVQLEDFLQKGINQIAAGYVIYGSSTMIVYTTGNGVNGFTLDPSLGTYYLSHPNMTFPKTGKIYSINEGNYIKFPQGVKNYLKYCQMEEGDRPYTSRYIGSLVADFHRNMLKGGIYIYPSYSQAPNGKLRLLYECNPMAFLAEQAGAKATDGFRRILEIEPTELHQRIPFFCGSVEMVEKAEEFMRIDSVK
- a CDS encoding o-succinylbenzoate synthase gives rise to the protein MKAEYSRYLLKFKRPSGTSRGVLLEKETFVLEISENGKKGIGECAVFRGLSFDDRPDYEEKLQWLCENVEQDIEFLKEELKEFPSIWFGYEQALLNLKYGENLYFPSEFTEGKTPIMINGLIWMGDINYMEEQIQEKLEKGFHCIKLKIGVDWKSEHEVLQKLRQKFSKNQLELRVDANGGFNKEESKIVLQQLADLDIHSIEQPIKAGNWNDMAELCAETPTPIALDEELIGVIDYNEKKKLLETIKPQYIILKPSLIGGFMGSDEWISLAEIQNINWWVTSALESNIGLNAIAQYTFTKKNPMPQGLGTGSLFVNNFESNLDLKGELLYFKN